One Bacillus sp. FJAT-52991 genomic region harbors:
- a CDS encoding glutamine--tRNA ligase/YqeY domain fusion protein → MEQHSSNFIRTIITEDLESGKRDHVITRFPPEPNGYLHIGHAKSIVINFGLADDFNGKTNLRFDDTNPLKEDQEYVDSIKEDVEWLGYEWDDLRYASDYFEEMYNRAVLLIKKGKAYVDDLTAEEMREYRGTLTEPGKESPYRNRSIEENLDLFEKMRKGEFENGSKVLRAKIDMASPNLNLRDPALYRVSHASHHNTGDKWCIYPMYDFAHPLEDAIEGITHSLCTTEFEDHRPLYEWVVRECEMEHQPQQIEFGRLNISNTVMSKRKLKQLVDEGFVDGWDDPRLPTISGLRRKGYTPEAIRDFIGEIGVSKGSGVVDSAMLEHFAREDLKMKAPRTMGVLKPLKVVITNYPEGEVEWLDAEINPENPEMGTRKIPFSREIYVEQEDFMENPPKKYFRLFPGNEVRLKHAYFIKCEEVIKDENGEVIELRCTYDQETKSGSGFTGRKVKGTLHWVDATHAIPAEFRLYEPLILDTEEEEEETEGKTFLDYVNKNSLEIVDGFIEPNMKDVKAQDKFQFFRHGYFNVDPKHTTEEKPVFNRIVSLKSSFKLK, encoded by the coding sequence TTGGAACAACATTCATCAAATTTTATCAGAACGATTATTACGGAAGATTTAGAGTCAGGTAAGCGGGATCATGTGATTACTCGTTTTCCACCTGAACCTAATGGGTATCTTCATATCGGTCATGCGAAGTCCATCGTGATCAATTTTGGGTTAGCGGATGATTTTAATGGAAAAACGAATTTGCGTTTTGATGATACGAACCCTTTGAAGGAAGATCAAGAGTATGTCGACTCCATTAAGGAGGATGTCGAGTGGCTCGGTTATGAGTGGGATGATTTGCGTTATGCGTCTGACTACTTTGAAGAGATGTACAACAGAGCGGTCCTATTAATTAAAAAAGGCAAAGCGTATGTAGACGATTTAACAGCGGAAGAAATGCGCGAATATCGCGGGACATTAACGGAGCCTGGAAAAGAAAGTCCGTATCGCAACCGTTCAATTGAAGAAAATCTAGACTTATTTGAGAAAATGCGTAAGGGCGAATTTGAAAACGGCTCAAAAGTGTTACGTGCCAAAATTGATATGGCGTCTCCAAATTTGAATTTACGCGACCCAGCTTTATACCGCGTATCTCATGCAAGTCATCATAACACTGGCGACAAATGGTGCATCTATCCGATGTATGACTTCGCTCATCCACTTGAAGATGCGATTGAAGGCATTACTCATTCTCTTTGTACAACAGAGTTTGAAGACCATCGTCCGCTCTACGAATGGGTAGTGAGAGAATGTGAAATGGAGCATCAGCCGCAACAAATTGAATTTGGACGTTTAAATATTTCCAACACGGTAATGAGTAAACGGAAATTAAAGCAACTCGTTGATGAAGGATTTGTTGATGGTTGGGATGACCCACGCCTACCAACGATTTCTGGTTTAAGAAGAAAAGGCTATACGCCAGAAGCGATTCGTGATTTCATCGGCGAAATCGGGGTGTCTAAAGGTTCTGGCGTTGTGGATTCGGCGATGCTTGAGCATTTTGCGCGTGAAGACTTAAAGATGAAAGCACCACGAACAATGGGTGTGTTGAAGCCATTAAAAGTGGTCATCACGAACTATCCTGAAGGAGAAGTTGAGTGGCTGGATGCTGAAATCAACCCAGAGAACCCGGAAATGGGTACACGAAAAATTCCTTTCTCTCGCGAAATTTATGTAGAGCAAGAAGATTTCATGGAAAACCCGCCGAAGAAATACTTCCGCCTCTTCCCTGGCAATGAAGTTCGCTTAAAGCATGCGTACTTCATTAAATGTGAAGAAGTGATTAAAGATGAAAACGGCGAAGTGATTGAACTTCGTTGCACATACGACCAAGAAACGAAGAGCGGCTCAGGTTTTACTGGCCGTAAAGTGAAAGGAACGTTGCACTGGGTAGATGCGACTCATGCGATTCCTGCAGAATTCCGCCTATATGAGCCATTGATTTTAGACACGGAAGAAGAGGAAGAAGAAACAGAAGGCAAGACGTTCTTAGATTACGTGAATAAAAACTCACTTGAAATCGTCGACGGCTTCATTGAGCCAAACATGAAAGATGTGAAGGCACAAGATAAGTTTCAATTTTTCAGACATGGCTATTTTAATGTCGATCCGAAACATACGACCGAAGAAAAGCCGGTCTTTAACCGCATCGTTTCTTTAAAAAGCTCATTTA